From Kryptolebias marmoratus isolate JLee-2015 linkage group LG15, ASM164957v2, whole genome shotgun sequence, a single genomic window includes:
- the cdkl5 gene encoding cyclin-dependent kinase-like 5 isoform X3, which produces MLELLEEFPNGAPPDKVRSYIFQLIKAINWCHTNEIVHRDIKPENLLISSSDVLKLCDFGFARNLSEGTDANYTEYVATRWYRSPELLLGAPYGKAVDMWSVGCILGELSDGQPLFPGESEIDQLFTIQKVLGPLPAEQMKLFYNNPRFHGIRFPSVTHPQTLERRYQGIMSGLMLDLMKNLLLLNPTERYLTEQSLNHPVFQPLRQVEREKSSPASPNPPRSSKRKTHHHGENTVPTRSHNKSSSRRSTSKECSSLPRHGDLHHLSNESFLNGNKPAPSSLSPTLHPKAQYLSQTLNRSASSNKDLANNNLPHLLSPKEAKNKTEFDFSLGPSTKLTDQGHGAKYSLSKPSSSRSQQQQQQQQQQQQQQAGRHNFLENKTNTLQSGAEKQHGRHAHSMADSAHGSMSSSSKSSASYLSLSKSHGALSDAKSVGNLSDGRLHPDDPNANTAAVPGPGPGARFFPASCLDLNAPPGPPGPPGSPSARHSDRSGHSPASRSSGNVRMESSTLDSSSRHKSRHKSLAPEDAGAPELLDPGGPAMPTTHTLPSPHESYHYGLGYTSPFSSQQRPQRHSMYVRRERHRTHAVDSGMAGLPPPGQMIPTRASSLQLLSPQLQHRTTLTGHSVSSSREDCTDDMTRVGMYHDPHGDDGGSSKENRMIFTESMPRRVGSFYRVPSPRPDNSSSFHEGVGQGRGPVGPVVSGDPGGMTNHSKRQTAFDWTAAEAMVMNPPEPTKEKEKQGFFKSIKKKKKKTQITDMEDGRNPSIKKSLFPLFSSKNSLKHNSAVKVLPVVASPLVQHQPAAPYPASPVTGNGQEHLSLQRSSKSSSHHSSRRKNRERSRDRDRDRDQSRDRDRERENKRERERERERGRDRDRVSDWPQDKQVDSHSQSQPLKSLRRLLHLSPSSSSQGQPPPPPPDLRFQAPLPNPPQPSSKLGYSESRGHTESRGHSGVSSSGQPKNRKASYPLPGQIESSWHVSALQRVEGAQFTPEQLGIKPGQNGPTFTRASRTRMPNLNDLKETAL; this is translated from the exons atgctggagctgctggaggagtttCCAAACGGCGCTCCTCCAGATAAAGTCCGCAGCTACATTTTCCAGCTGATCAAAGCCATCAACTGGTGTCACACCAACGAGATCGTTCACCGAG ATATCAAGCCAGAAAACCTCCTCATCAGTTCTTCAGATGTTCTCAAACTCTGCGACTTCG GTTTCGCTCGTAACCTGTCTGAAGGAACAGATGCCAACTACACCGAGTACGTCGCCACGAGGTGGTACCGCTCGcctgagctgctgctggg GGCTCCGTACGGAAAGGCCGTGGACATGTGGTCGGTGGGGTGTATCCTCGGGGAGCTGAGTGACGGACAGCCTCTGTTTCCAGGCGAAAGTGAAATTGATCAG CTCTTCACCATTCAGAAGGTTCTGGGTCCACTTCCTGCAGAACAGATGAAGCTGTTCTACAACAACCCGCGGTTCCACGGGATCAGG TTTCCTTCAGTTACTCACCCGCAGACGCTGGAGAGGAGGTACCAAGGCATCATGAGCGGCCTGATGTTGGATTTGATGAAg AATCTGTTGCTGTTGAACCCGACTGAGCGTTATCTCACCGAGCAGAGTTTAAACCATCCGGTCTTTCAGCCTCTGAGGCAGGTGGAGCGAGAGAAATCTTCGCCTGCGTCTCCAAACCCGCCACGCTCCTCCAAGAGGAAAACCCACCACCACGGAGAGAACACGGTTCCAACCAG GAGTCACAACAAGAGTTCGAGTCGTCGCTCCACCAGCAAAGAGTGCTCCAGCCTCCCTCGCCACGGGGACCTCCATCACCTCAGCAACGAGAGTTTCCTGAACGGCAACAAGCCGGCTCCGTCCAGCTTGAGCCCGACTCTCCACCCGAAGGCGCAGTACTTGTCCCAGACGCTGAACCGCTCTGCCTCCTCCAACAAAGACCTGGCGAACAACAACCTGCCGCACCTCCTCAGTCccaaagaagcaaaaaacaaaaccgagTTTGATTTCAGTCTGGGCCCGTCCACCAAGTTAACGGATCAGGGACACGGGGCGAAGTACAGCCTCAGTAAACCAAGCTCGTCTCgctctcagcagcagcagcaacaacaacaacaacaacaacagcaacaggcCGGCCGACACAACttcctggaaaataaaaccaacacacTGCAgtctggagcagagaaacaacatggCCGCCATGCACACAGCATGGCCGACTCCGCCCACGGGTCCATGTCCTCTTCTTCTAAAAGTTCAGCCTCTTATCTCAGCCTGTCCAAGAGCCACGGGGCTCTGAGCGACGCCAAATCTGTGGGGAACCTCAGCGATGGGCGCCTTCATCCCGACGACCCGAATGCCAACACAGCAGCTGTTCCCGGACCCGGACCCGGGGCCCGGTTCTTTCCTGCCAGCTGTTTAGACCTCAACGCCCCTCCAGGTCCTCCAGGGCCCCCCGGCAGCCCGTCTGCCCGCCACAGCGATCGGTCCGGGCACAGCCCCGCCTCTCGGAGCAGCGGGAATGTCCGCATGGAGAGCAGCACTCTGGACTCCTCATCCCGACACAAATCCAGGCATAAATCTTTGGCACCAG AAGATGCTGGCGCTCCGGAGCTTTTGGACCCGGGAGGACCGGCGATGCCCACCACCCACACTCTGCCGTCTCCTCATGAGTCCTATCATTACGGACTGGGCTACACCTCCCCCTTCTCCTCTCAGCAGCGACCACAGCGGCACTCCATGTACGTGAGGAGGGAGCGCCATCGGACGCATGCGGTCGACAGCGGCATGGCGGGCCTGCCTCCGCCCGGGCAGATGATCCCGACGAGAGCCAGCAGCCTGCAGCTTCTGTCCCCGCAGCTGCAGCACCGGACCACCCTGACCGGACACTCAGTGAGCTCCTCCAGAGAAGACTGCACCGACGACATGACGAGG GTCGGCATGTATCACGACCCTCACGGTGACGACGGAGGCTCCTCCAAGGAGAACCGCATGATCTTCACCGAGTCCATGCCTCGAAGAGTCGGCAGCTTCTACAGAG TCCCCTCCCCCAGACCGGATAACTCCTCTTCTTTCCACGAAGGTGTTGGTCAGGGGCGAGGCCCGGTCGGACCCGTCGTCTCCGGTGACCCGGGCGGCATGACGAACCACTCCAAGCGCCAGACGGCTTTCGATTG GACAGCTGCAGAGGCGATGGTCATGAACCCCCCGGAGCCCAccaaagagaaggaaaaacaaggCTTCTTCAAGtccattaaaaagaaaaagaaaaagacacaaata ACCGACATGGAGGACGGCAGGAATCCCAGCATCAAGAAAAGCCTTTTCCCCCTCTTTAGCTCTAAGAATAGCTTAAAGCACAACTCGGCTGTGAAAGTCCTGCCCGTAGTGGCGTCGCCTCTGGTTCAGCACCAGCCCGCTGCGCCGTACCCCGCCTCTCCA GTTACCGGAAACGGACAGGAACACCTGTCCCTCCAGAGGAGCTCCAAGTCGTCCTCTCACCACAGCAGCCGGCGGAAAAACCGCGAGCGATCCCGGGACagggaccgggaccgggaccagagcagggacagggacagggagagagaaaacaaacgagaacgggagagagagagggagagggggagggacagggacagagtCTCTGACTGGCCTCAGGACAAACAGGTGGACTCTCACTCCCAG AGCCAACCACTGAAGTCCCTTCGAAGGCTCCTTcatctctccccctcctcctcgaGCCAAggacagcctcctcctcctcctcctgacctgCGCTTCCAAGCCCCCCTCCCCAACCCGCCTCAGCCCTCCTCCAAGCTGGGCTACTCCGAGAGCCGAGGCCACACGGAGAGCCGGGGCCACTCGGGGGTCAGCAGCTCCGGCCAGCCGAAGAACCGCAAGGCCAGCTACCCCTTACCGGGTCAGATCGAGTCCAGCTGGCACGTGTCCGCCTTACAGCGAGTGGAGGGGGCTCAGTTCACCCCGGAGCAGCTGGGGATCAAACCGGGTCAGAACGGACCGACGTTTACCCGCGCCTCCCGCACAAGGATGCCAAATCTCAACGACCTGAAGGAGACTGCTCTGTAA